CCTGGGGCTGCGATTAGCCCCAGGCCCATCAAAAATTTCCACATTACATATCTCCTGCAGCTCGCTGTCTTCTAAAGTCTGCCTCGTCCTCTTTCGCTCCATTGGTGAATGAACGATAGAGTTGGTATTCAGAAACTTTGGCTTGATATTGAACAGATAATTTGTCTCTGTTTTCTCTTGCCATATCACTCAGATCTCGGAACTTGGTTATTGCGGGCAACATCACATCCGCTCGGCACTGCTTTCCACCTTTTGTCGGATCACTGTTCGTTGCATCAAGCTGAGCGTTGGCCATTTGGAAAGCTGCATCCGTGTTTCTATACAGATCACGCATAATCATGTAGCTGTATCCAATCCCAGTTAAGTCTCCTAATTCAGAAAGCATTTCTTCATCTGTGCCGCGCATGATCGAGGCTTTGATCATCTGATATACCGGCATGCCAGTTGCATTTATGAAGTTTTCTTCATCAGTGGTTAAGACTTGTTTGGCCTTAATTTTATTTCTGATGGATGTTAGCTTTAACGTAACTCGAGTGAATATTGCTTGCCCGCTTGATTGGGTACAAACGCCCGCAGCATTCTTGGTATACGTCCGGCCATACATCATATCATCCAGTGAGAGATCATCGTTTTGAGCGCAGCGAGCGAGACGTTTAGCCTGGGGGATTTTATCGGTAGGTGCTGAGTAAACCATCACATCACCCAAATAGCCTCGCAAGGTGTCTTCATAGTCACTCATGCCAACCTTTGCTGCGACTTTGGATATCAGAGAGCCATTTGCCATCAGTGCCCTAAATTCACTCGGGCACCCTTCCATTAATGTTTTCAGATCTTGAGTGGGGCATTGTCATTTGCAGTTATTTTGTTGTGGTTTCGTTCCATAGGCGATCTGATGCTTCGTTGAGTGACTTGGTTCCCGTAGCCTCAGTCCACAACCCCTTCAAAGCCTCTGGGTTTTGCTCTACAGCAGCCGTTGCGATGGGCTTGGCCAATGCACACTCGTTAAGCTGAATGCCATTGAGAAAGTTCGCTATTTGTTCTGCCTTGGCCATCGTATCCGCGCATTCCTTGCACATGGTCTTTACGGCCATGTCTAATGCAACATACGGCGCTGCCTGCAGTGTTCTTTGCATTTTTTGAACGAGATAATCTGCATCCATGAATGAAAAGCCACCCATGAAACCATCAATACCACCACAACCAACTGATAGCTTCGGTGGTGTGATAGTTACGGGGTATTCAGTCGTTGTATTTACTCGAGCTCCAAACCCTCCGGCTGAGTAATAACCTCTCTTTTGAGATTGAAAACTGGAAGGCCGGTCATACACTGCGTTATCAAACCATTTATCTGCCAGGAAGACGAAGAAAAAGCCTCGCTTGCGCAAAGGCTTAATCCCATCATTAGAGCAAACTTGGTGAGTTTAAATTTCATTGTTGCTCCTAGATTTTTTTATCGGCCAACGGGTCAAAGAAGCCATTCGTTTGCGATTCATCCATATAGAATTGCTGCGGTGCGGCCTCCCCATTGAGCTGGCGAATCAGACGGTATAGATTTCCCTTCATGTTTGAAAGTGAATCGATCCCAACAGAAACTGGCATCCATTCGTTTGCGCCAGCCCCTTTCTTTATCAGCACTGTTACCGGTGTTCTATCCACATTGAACTTTGCCGCAGCTTCCGGTTGACGCAAAATATCAACCTCTTTAATTATCCATCCTGTTTCACGTTTGAAGTTATCCAGGATCTGGGATTGCTGCAGGCAATATGCGCAGTTCGGTTGTGTGAAATAGAGCAGTGCATAATCGTCACGACCTTCACGGATCTTCTTCGTGATTGCTTGATCAAACTGCTTGGCCCTGACTGCGTTTCCTGGTTTCGTTACTGGATAGTCCATAGCCCCATTCATGTTGGGGTTCTGCAGCATCACATAGCCAGCTAAGTTCGTGAATGCAGCAGATTTTCGCCTCATCGCATCTTGTACTTTGTAATAGTCAAGGGTTGCCTCTGGCGTGAGAGCATAGACAGCGTACTCAAGAGTTTGATTAAGAAGTTTTTGATCTGTTGTGGATGCATTTTAAAGAGGGTTTCGGCATCAGGAACCACTGGCTTAGGATATTCATCCTCTTGAGTTTTTTTCCTGCTTAGGCGGGGTTTCATACCAAAACAGACCGTGTTTTTGCTCTGCTGCCGTAACAGCCATTGCTGGTATCAATGCCAGCGTCAACATGATTGAGCCCCGCATTTTATCACTCCCCCTTCTGTTCCATTGTGAAACTGACTTGACTTGCCAGTTCTAGCTGAGCTCCCGAAACGTTATCAACGGCATCACCGATGAAAAATGTTATTGGAGAGGCGGCGTTGCCGTGTGTTGTCCGGTTTTTTCCATATGGCACCTTGACCACTTGCGGGGCATAGCCTTCCTTGCGGGCCACGAATTGTTTGTCACCCCCACGAGCCAACTCTGCTGTAAAGGGGGTGACCCCAAGAAGATCACCATTCACTTTGTAAACACTCGCCCCAACGGGCGATGAGGTAAAAAGCACCTTCTGCGTTGTGCCATCTACTACAGTTGCACACCCGCCAGAAAGCACAGCCATCAAAACCAACGCGATACGATTCATATTGACACCATTCAAAATAAAGGAAGTGTAGATGGCTCCATCTAAAGTGGTTAGCCCCCAACCTACTATCATAACTTCTCGGGTCATCACCTACCATGAAAACCCTGTTTTTAGGGATGATACCGTCAAACTTAAACTGAGACAACGGACGGCCATAACCATCCTTGTCAAGCGCTGTTGCCATAAGGTTATTATTGCAAAAGAAAGCGCCGCTCCTATTTTCAAGCCTATCGCCCTCAACGCATCCGATACGTTTTGTGAGATATGCAGCCCCCCCTTTTAGCTTTTCATTTCTAAGCTCAAACGTTACGTAGTCACCCTTTTTAGGCTTTATGTAACTAACCTTTAAGAGAAACGTTGGTCTAACGCTATCTGAAATTGGCATGACAAGGTGATCATTTATAACTGTCATTAATGCTGCTGCTGATATGGTAACTAGCATCAGCATGGCTTTTGAGTTCTTCATTGTTTTTTCCATAAGGCGTCGCGTAATTTCTTCACCGTTTCATCAGGTTTTTCTTTGTATAGCTCATCGAGCATTGCCATTAATGATGCATCACCATAAACAATGCCACTTGCCTTTTGAACCTGTTCTAGGCCATCGCAGTATGCTGCTATCTTCATATCAGGTTGATAAATCAAAGCGGGAACTTTGTTAACCCCGTACAGTCGGAAAAGCATGGGGTCGATAACTATTTCCGTCCCCCACATTTTGCAAACTCCTTGGCACCCAGCTTTTACCGAAAGGATTGACTGAATTAAGCTCAATGTTGGCTGGATCTCTTTTAAGCCTCCAACCCCTCCCCTGATCGCCATTACTCCACCAACTTTGGCAAGGTCTCTTGCATACGCCCTTAGTGTCGGGAGTGGCATTGAACTTGAGACAAACAGCACTAGCTGATTACCCACCAGTTTGGGGCCATCCTCTGTTGCTGGTTTGTCTTTGCCTGGGCCAGGGGGGCTCTGAAACATGGATTCAAACTGGGTTCTATAGGATTCTTGCTTTTTCGCCCATTGTTCAGATGACAGTTCTTTTTCTATGTTCTTCCACGCATCCGACTTCAGCGTATCTTTAGCTGTGGAGCGAGCTGCTGACACTGCCTGTTGAACATGCTGCAGTTGTGCTTTGGATAGCTCCGCCTGCTCGAAGCTAGGTAGTGCAGTTTGCGCATGCGCAAATATGGACATGCCCATAAGCAATAGTGTTGGTGCTTTCATCATTTCATAGCCCTTACACAGCAATCATTTTTCTCAAACATCATCCATGAAAAGTTGTCTTTCTGTGGGCTGTGCTTGCCACCTGTCCACAGCAAACCTTCACGGCCAATCGGGAGGCAGCCGTGATCTCTGGTCGGTCTAACCATTTGCAACTTATAACGATTTTTACGCCAGATAGGTGCGAGCTCCTTATAACAACCGTCTTCAGACGTATTCCATAGCAAGCCGGTTCGTCCCATCAAAAAAATCGTCCGTGCTGCCACTCCTGCCGCAGCCTCAACGTAGTCGGTCGAAGTAATAGAACCTGCCAAAGGGTATGTAGAGCCCCAGGAGCCCATACACCAAAATAGGGTGTTACTAGGCATTGATGAGAGATTGCAGCATCAGCAGAACAAGTAAGGGCTGCGACAGGGTTGGCAAACAAAATACTTTCAGGGTTCACGATCATTGACAAAATCTCGTTATTCCATGTGGGGAGGATTTCAGTCATCATCGCTACGTCATATCCCTCATCTGAAAGACATGGGATGTCATAGAACATATTGAGGATCTTCCAGGCGGGAAAATATAATAATGAGCCTGGAAGAAGGCACTTCCACCTTGACCTGTTGTATGTTGTGAGAGATTACCTCCCAAGGTGCCTTTGCTTCCTGGCTGAGACATTTCGATTCCCAATGGCATCATGCAATATGGATCTGAGACGGTATCAATGATCCGCTTGGGTTCCCAAAAACTGGTTTTTAGTCCAATCATGGGGATTTTCCCGCCTTTACATACGCATACTGCGCTTTGATGGCTAGATGGGTCTTCCTCCCCACCGACTATTTGGACTCCAGCTATTCGCATTGGAAATATACATTTCCATGAGATATCTGTGATGGGGTTAAGGAATCGGCTCTTACATTCAGCCGCAGCGGTTTCCACTAAACATAAGAAGAGAGAGCAAGAAGATCATTCGTTTCATTTTTTTTGTTCCTTAAATTCAAACTCATGTAATACCAGCATTTTTCCCTTTTGTTCGACAATGGTTGGGACGACTTTTATATCCAAGCGGCTGCGTGTCTTGTCATCCAAAATGAAAATAGGGACACTTAATCTCTCCTTGGCCTTGAATACGTTGCCATGAGTGAAAATTATCTGATCTGTTACCCTGGCATGATCCTGCAGCCATTGCTCTTGCAAAGGGTCTATGATCACAATCCTTTGAGGAAGGGTTACAAACTCAAGCGGATTGAATGTAAAACCTTTGGGGTAGGTCACCCTGCCGCTTTTATCCTTGATGTCAAACTCAGTTGTGTAAAATGGGATAACACTTCTACTACGGTCTTCTGTAGCGAATGGTAACTTGATGCCTTGAAGAGCTGTCCATTGGTCAACAGGTTTGTTAAGGGCTTTATTCCAGTCAACGGAGGCCGCTTTTTGCTCGATTTCTGTCAGTGCATCAGGCTCTTTAACATCATAAGTCTGGCCGATAACAGCTGCGCCAACATGCATGCTGCATGATAAAAGACATGCGCAAAGCATGGTTTTTGGATGTTTTTTCATGTTTCATTCCGCGTCATTATTTGCGTTTATTATATAGTCATTACCTTGAAACAAAAGGGGTGTTTTTGAATGGTTGCGTGTCGTGTTATTCTGTTTGGGAGTGTGCTATGAATGGTTTTGATGAAGCGGTTAGATTCTTCAGGAAGTTTGACAAAATAGACAGTTTGGAAAGGGTTTCTGATCGGCTTCAGCGTGAAGCCAAAACGGACGAAGAGCTACGATTCATAATCTCAGCCGCAGACCATAGGCGGGCTGAGATTGCAAATAAACGGTATTTCGATCCTGGTGTGTGCCTAGATGGGCGTGGGCAGCTGTAGTTTAAGGAGCCATTATGAGGGTTGGAGCATTAGTCGAATATTTCACTGATGAAGTCAATGGCGGGGAGGGCATCATATCTGGATATGACCCTGAAACGGGAGTGATAACCGTGATCGATAATGATGATGGCTAGTGTTCAAAGGTAACGAAGAGCACATCCTGATAAAGGATGACGAAACACTGACAATTACTGTTCGTTATGGCCGAAACCAGAAGTTACCTTCGGATGATAACGTCATTGGGACGAAGCTTCTTGGCGGTGAGGTTGTAGGTGCTCATTACTATCGAAGCATTGACTGCCTATCCATAGCGGTTCGGGCATTGGAAGGCATTAATACGCCTCAGTCGAGCGAAGCGTTAGAGTTGATCAGGGCAATACAAACTCAAAGCCGCGCATAAAAAAGCCGCTAATAATAGCGGCAAAGAGCACGGTGCTGCTGTATCAGCAACAGCCTTTATTCTCTCTCAGCCAGATAAAAAAATCAGTAAACAAATGCCGCTTGGTGCTTGCTGTTAAAACCCTGTGACTAGATAAACAGTAAATGATCGGGCTCACCAAGCGGCAGCCTGCAGCCTACCGGATGCAACCCTCCTTATGCAACCATCAGCCTCCCAGCAGCAGCGGATTCCCCCGTTTCGCCACCGAAAAACTCAACCCTATCTCGCTGGCCGCCGCATCGAGCGCCAGCACCTGGGTATAGACTTCCGTTGAGCGGATCGACCGTGGCCCAGGTACGCCTGCAGGCGCTTGATATGGGTGTTGCCGGCGAGCAGGTGGTGCATGGCGTAGCTGTGCCGAAACACATGGGGCTCAGCGCCACCACCAATGTGATCCCCCTCCCCCTCAGTGCTCCCTCCGCTTCTTTCAACCAGTTGCGCACCGTCTGATCCGTCACTGTCCAGATCGGGGCCGACTTGGCCAGCTTAAACGTGCTCAGGTACTCGCGGGCCAGCTGGGCATAAGCCGGATCCAGCAGCGGCACCAAGCGTTTGACCGTCCCCCGCTCGAGGCCGGCCCTTGCCGCGCCGGCGCT
This genomic stretch from Aeromonas sp. FDAARGOS 1405 harbors:
- a CDS encoding conjugal transfer protein TraH, with protein sequence MSDYEDTLRGYLGDVMVYSAPTDKIPQAKRLARCAQNDDLSLDDMMYGRTYTKNAAGVCTQSSGQAIFTRVTLKLTSIRNKIKAKQVLTTDEENFINATGMPVYQMIKASIMRGTDEEMLSELGDLTGIGYSYMIMRDLYRNTDAAFQMANAQLDATNSDPTKGGKQCRADVMLPAITKFRDLSDMARENRDKLSVQYQAKVSEYQLYRSFTNGAKEDEADFRRQRAAGDM
- a CDS encoding conjugal transfer protein TraH; the protein is MRKRGFFFVFLADKWFDNAVYDRPSSFQSQKRGYYSAGGFGARVNTTTEYPVTITPPKLSVGCGGIDGFMGGFSFMDADYLVQKMQRTLQAAPYVALDMAVKTMCKECADTMAKAEQIANFLNGIQLNECALAKPIATAAVEQNPEALKGLWTEATGTKSLNEASDRLWNETTTK
- a CDS encoding PEGA domain-containing protein is translated as MNRIALVLMAVLSGGCATVVDGTTQKVLFTSSPVGASVYKVNGDLLGVTPFTAELARGGDKQFVARKEGYAPQVVKVPYGKNRTTHGNAASPITFFIGDAVDNVSGAQLELASQVSFTMEQKGE
- a CDS encoding type-F conjugative transfer system pilin assembly protein TrbC, whose translation is MMKAPTLLLMGMSIFAHAQTALPSFEQAELSKAQLQHVQQAVSAARSTAKDTLKSDAWKNIEKELSSEQWAKKQESYRTQFESMFQSPPGPGKDKPATEDGPKLVGNQLVLFVSSSMPLPTLRAYARDLAKVGGVMAIRGGVGGLKEIQPTLSLIQSILSVKAGCQGVCKMWGTEIVIDPMLFRLYGVNKVPALIYQPDMKIAAYCDGLEQVQKASGIVYGDASLMAMLDELYKEKPDETVKKLRDALWKKQ
- a CDS encoding TraU family protein, yielding MGSWGSTYPLAGSITSTDYVEAAAGVAARTIFLMGRTGLLWNTSEDGCYKELAPIWRKNRYKLQMVRPTRDHGCLPIGREGLLWTGGKHSPQKDNFSWMMFEKNDCCVRAMK
- a CDS encoding Hha/YmoA family nucleoid-associated regulatory protein — encoded protein: MNGFDEAVRFFRKFDKIDSLERVSDRLQREAKTDEELRFIISAADHRRAEIANKRYFDPGVCLDGRGQL